One Chiloscyllium plagiosum isolate BGI_BamShark_2017 chromosome 12, ASM401019v2, whole genome shotgun sequence DNA window includes the following coding sequences:
- the LOC122554989 gene encoding BEN domain-containing protein 2-like isoform X5 — protein MCVNYLQPPIRTRDTGEYVDYEENGDFVYDYSADYECASDMSEGSYVTDQQRTLVEILNYCQVMYAAIQRLDKKFDVLHRRVTEMHQGRMKPMFFKPRLTTVSYGNTHQMPLTKMKVQKPVEREVRIRMPPPDAGSHPSPVMIRVEKEPVAVPIPSNPVRSSPQPQIVYSSARRASPPLPTIHSVQSLKEAPVQCSGTVIGISDFAQGKAPAEQDNRVPTSSEASDVVQPTRRPFLDSCTSQEREAFSNVKTADSPAEQTSFSQPEVPSSSSTDTMSLEYLGDPRRNIKVPAAFLMKARQKTKPKYVARYLVRMMFPKDTLMYSNMQGDKTRGIKPLDPNRIAALREFLCSIFPTYDLSEEGKDWKICVSNVNSMIRSLRYEIQKEADLTSDNGKVSAPEGTMVCVNLDSDGEDESVPFQKPEEAKATTETLRQEWQQQDTPTALENGEQKAFEPKEMALHLAFLCLYSPAESLGNPARQVQLPYSAVYVAKQKTRPELAARYLVRHLFPEEVLVRSNVYGNLDRGIAPLDCNKISAVREFLEEVYPVFDLGENGRDWKACVAAINSSIRSIRHDLRKSLPGYYKKQHPQYFAMYCKKQSENHGNKISTPQNNNPQENFNGDTNIL, from the exons ATGTGTGTAAATTATCTACAGCCTCCGATCAGAACCAGAGACACTGGAGAATATGTGGACTATGAAGAAAATGGCGACTTTGTTTATGACTACAGTGCTGACTATGAATGT GCCAGTGATATGTCAGAAGGTTCCTATGTTACCGATCAGCAGAGGACACTGGTGGAGATTCTTAATTACTGCCAG GTAATGTATGCTGCTATCCAGAGACTGGATAAGAAATTTGATGTTTTGCatcgtagagtcacagagatgcaccaGGGGAGAATGAAACCAATGTTTTTCAAACCG AGACTGACGACTGTATCCTATGGAAACACCCACCAGATGCCGCTCACCAAAATGAAAGTACAGAAGCCCGTGGAGAGGGAGGTGAGGATCAGGATGCCACCACCGGATGCAGGGTCCCACCCTTCCCCGGTCATGATACGAGTAGAGAAAGAGCCAGTGGCGGTTCCAATTCCAAGCAATCCCGTACGATCCTCGCCTCAGCCGCAAATAGTGTACAGCAGTGCAAGAAGAGCAAGCCCTCCTCTGCCCACAATTCACTCTGTCCAGTCTTTAAAAGAAGCTCCAGTACAGTGCTCTGGAACAGTTATTGGCATTTCTGACTTTGCCCAAGGGAAGGCTCCTGCTGAGCAAGACAACAGGGTACCTACTTCTTCAGAAGCCAGTGATGTAGTGCAACCCACCCGAAGACCATTTCTGGATAGTTGTACTTCCCAAGAAAGAGAGGCGTTCAGTAATGTAAAAACTGCAGACAGTCCTGCAGAGCAAACCAGCTTTTCCCAGCCTGAAGTTCCTTCATCCTCGTCCACAGATACAATGAGTTTAG AGTATCTGGGTGACCCCAGGCGAAATATAAAGGTGCCTGCAGCCTTCTTAATGAAGGCACGACAGAAGACCAAGCCAAAGTATGTAGCACGTTACCTCGTCCGGATGATGTTCCCAAAGGACACCCTGATGTATAGTAACATGCAAGGTGACAAAACTAGAGGAATCAAACCACTGGATCCTAATAGGATTGCAGCTTTGCGAG AGTTCctttgttcaattttccccacatACGATTTGAGCGAGGAAGGCAAAGACTGGAAGATTTGTGTGTCTAATGTAAATTCCATGATACGCAGTCTACGTTATGAAATCCAGAAAGAAGCA GACCTCACCAGTGATAATGGAAAAGTTTCAGCTCCGGAAGGAACAATGGTATGTGTCAATCTGGATTCCGATGGTGAGGATGAGTCTGTCCCTTTCCAAAAACCTGAAGAAGCCAAAGCAACTACTGAGACATTGCGACAGGAATGGCAACAGCAAGACACCCCGACAGCGCTTGAGAACGGTGAACAGAAAGCTTTTGAACCAAAAG aaatggCTCTCCATTTGGCTTTTCTTTGTCTCTATTCCCCAGCAGAGAGCCTCGGTAACCCAGCGCGGCAAGTTCAGCTCCCATACTCCGCTGTCTACGTCGCAAAGCAGAAAACCAGACCAGAGCTGGCAGCCCGTTACCTAGTTCGACATTTGTTTCCTGAGGAGGTGCTTGTGAGAAGCAATGTGTATGGAAACCTAGACCGGGGAATAGCTCCTTTAGACTGCAACAAAATCAGCGCTGTCCGAG AATTTCTTGAGGAAGTCTATCCAGTATTTGATTTGGGTGAGAATGGGCGTGACTGGAAAGCCTGTGTGGCTGCTATAAATAGTTCCATTCGCAGCATAAGACATGACCTCAGGAAGTCCCTGCCTGGCTATTACAAGAAACAGCACCCTCAGTATTTTGCAATGTACTGCAAGAAACAGTCAGAGAATCATGGCAACAAAATCAGCACTCCTCAGAACAACAATCCCCAAGAGAACTTCAATGGAGACACAAACATCCTCTGA